One genomic window of Candoia aspera isolate rCanAsp1 chromosome 12, rCanAsp1.hap2, whole genome shotgun sequence includes the following:
- the SEPTIN6 gene encoding septin-6 isoform X2: MAATELARQAGEGCRTVPLSGHVGFDSLPDQLVNKSVSHGFCFNILCVGETGLGKSTLMDTLFNTKFEGEPASHSQPGVQLKSSSYDLQESNVHLKLTIVSTLGFGDQINKEDSYKPIVEFIDTQFEAYLQEELKIKRVLHNYHDSRVHACLYFIAPTGHSLKSLDLVTMKKLDSKVNIIPIIAKSDAVSKSELTKFKIKITSELVSNGVQIYQFPTDDESVSEINGTMNAHLPFAIIGSTEEVKIGNKMMKARQYPWGTVQVENEAHCDFVKLREMLIRVNMEDLREQTHTRHYELYRRCKLEEMGFKDTDPDSKPFSLQETYEAKRNEFLGELQKKEEEMRQMFVQRVKEKEAELKEAEKELHEKFDRLKKLHQDEKKKLEDKKKSLDDEVNAFKQRKTAAELLQSQTQQAGGSQTLKRDKERKNSGFL; the protein is encoded by the exons ATGGCGGCCACGGAGCTTGCGCGCCAGGCG GGTGAAGGTTGCCGGACTGTCCCTCTTTCTGGCCACGTAGGATTTGATAGCTTGCCTGATCAGCTGGTTAATAAATCAGTTAGCCATGGTTTCTGTTTCAACATCCTCTGCGTGG GAGAAACTGGTCTTGGGAAATCCACGCTGATGGATACGCTGTTCAACACCAAGTTTGAAGGCGAGCCAGCATCTCATTCCCAGCCAGGAGTTCAGCTGAAATCCAGTTCTTATGATCTGCAGGAAAGCAATGTTCATCTGAAGCTGACCATTGTCAGCACACTGGGCTTTGGGGATCAGATTAACAAAGAAGACAG CTATAAACCCATTGTGGAATTCATTGATACCCAATTTGAAGCCTATCTGCAAGAGGAGCTGAAAATTAAACGGGTGCTGCATAACTACCATGATTCCAGGGTCCACGCTTGCTTATATTTCATCGCTCCCACAGGACATTCTTTGAAATCCCTGGATCTGGTAACAATGAAGAAACTGGACAGTAAG GTGAATATCATTCCTATTATTGCCAAATCTGACGCCGTCTCCAAGAGCGAGCTCACCAAATTCAAAATCAAGATCACAAGTGAACTAGTGAGCAATGGGGTGCAAATCTATCAGTTCCCTACCGACGATGAATCCGTGTCGGAAATAAATGGAACCATGAAT GCTCACTTACCCTTTGCCATCATTGGCAGCACAGAAGAAGTCAAGATAGGAAATAAAATGATGAAGGCACGCCAGTATCCGTGGGGGACCGTGCAGG TTGAAAATGAAGCCCACTGTGACTTTGTGAAACTCAGAGAGATGTTGATCCGAGTAAACATGGAAGATCTTCGTGAACAAACCCACACACGCCATTATGAATTATATCGGCGATGTAAACTGGAGGAAATGGGATTTAAGGATACCGATCCAGACAGCAAGCCATTCAG TTTACAAGAAACCTATGAGGCCAAAAGGAATGAATTTCTGGGGGAActgcagaagaaagaagaggaaatgaGGCAGATGTTTGTCCAGAGAGTCAAAGAGAAGGAAGCAGAGCTGAAAGAGGCTGAAAAAGAG CTCCACGAGAAATTTGACCGTCTGAAGAAGCTGCATCAGGATGAGAAGAAGAAACTGGAGGACAAGAAGAAGTCCCTGGACGATGAAGTCAACGCATTTAAGCAGAGGAAGACAGCCGCTGAATTGCTTCAGTCTCAGACTCAGCAAGCAGGAGGTTCACAGACACTGAAAAGGGACAAGGAGAGAAAAAA tTCAGGCTTCCTGTAG
- the SEPTIN6 gene encoding septin-6 isoform X3, which yields MAATELARQAGEGCRTVPLSGHVGFDSLPDQLVNKSVSHGFCFNILCVGETGLGKSTLMDTLFNTKFEGEPASHSQPGVQLKSSSYDLQESNVHLKLTIVSTLGFGDQINKEDSYKPIVEFIDTQFEAYLQEELKIKRVLHNYHDSRVHACLYFIAPTGHSLKSLDLVTMKKLDSKVNIIPIIAKSDAVSKSELTKFKIKITSELVSNGVQIYQFPTDDESVSEINGTMNAHLPFAIIGSTEEVKIGNKMMKARQYPWGTVQVENEAHCDFVKLREMLIRVNMEDLREQTHTRHYELYRRCKLEEMGFKDTDPDSKPFSLQETYEAKRNEFLGELQKKEEEMRQMFVQRVKEKEAELKEAEKELHEKFDRLKKLHQDEKKKLEDKKKSLDDEVNAFKQRKTAAELLQSQTQQAGGSQTLKRDKERKNFF from the exons ATGGCGGCCACGGAGCTTGCGCGCCAGGCG GGTGAAGGTTGCCGGACTGTCCCTCTTTCTGGCCACGTAGGATTTGATAGCTTGCCTGATCAGCTGGTTAATAAATCAGTTAGCCATGGTTTCTGTTTCAACATCCTCTGCGTGG GAGAAACTGGTCTTGGGAAATCCACGCTGATGGATACGCTGTTCAACACCAAGTTTGAAGGCGAGCCAGCATCTCATTCCCAGCCAGGAGTTCAGCTGAAATCCAGTTCTTATGATCTGCAGGAAAGCAATGTTCATCTGAAGCTGACCATTGTCAGCACACTGGGCTTTGGGGATCAGATTAACAAAGAAGACAG CTATAAACCCATTGTGGAATTCATTGATACCCAATTTGAAGCCTATCTGCAAGAGGAGCTGAAAATTAAACGGGTGCTGCATAACTACCATGATTCCAGGGTCCACGCTTGCTTATATTTCATCGCTCCCACAGGACATTCTTTGAAATCCCTGGATCTGGTAACAATGAAGAAACTGGACAGTAAG GTGAATATCATTCCTATTATTGCCAAATCTGACGCCGTCTCCAAGAGCGAGCTCACCAAATTCAAAATCAAGATCACAAGTGAACTAGTGAGCAATGGGGTGCAAATCTATCAGTTCCCTACCGACGATGAATCCGTGTCGGAAATAAATGGAACCATGAAT GCTCACTTACCCTTTGCCATCATTGGCAGCACAGAAGAAGTCAAGATAGGAAATAAAATGATGAAGGCACGCCAGTATCCGTGGGGGACCGTGCAGG TTGAAAATGAAGCCCACTGTGACTTTGTGAAACTCAGAGAGATGTTGATCCGAGTAAACATGGAAGATCTTCGTGAACAAACCCACACACGCCATTATGAATTATATCGGCGATGTAAACTGGAGGAAATGGGATTTAAGGATACCGATCCAGACAGCAAGCCATTCAG TTTACAAGAAACCTATGAGGCCAAAAGGAATGAATTTCTGGGGGAActgcagaagaaagaagaggaaatgaGGCAGATGTTTGTCCAGAGAGTCAAAGAGAAGGAAGCAGAGCTGAAAGAGGCTGAAAAAGAG CTCCACGAGAAATTTGACCGTCTGAAGAAGCTGCATCAGGATGAGAAGAAGAAACTGGAGGACAAGAAGAAGTCCCTGGACGATGAAGTCAACGCATTTAAGCAGAGGAAGACAGCCGCTGAATTGCTTCAGTCTCAGACTCAGCAAGCAGGAGGTTCACAGACACTGAAAAGGGACAAGGAGAGAAAAAA
- the SEPTIN6 gene encoding septin-6 isoform X1, with amino-acid sequence MAATELARQAGEGCRTVPLSGHVGFDSLPDQLVNKSVSHGFCFNILCVGETGLGKSTLMDTLFNTKFEGEPASHSQPGVQLKSSSYDLQESNVHLKLTIVSTLGFGDQINKEDSYKPIVEFIDTQFEAYLQEELKIKRVLHNYHDSRVHACLYFIAPTGHSLKSLDLVTMKKLDSKVNIIPIIAKSDAVSKSELTKFKIKITSELVSNGVQIYQFPTDDESVSEINGTMNAHLPFAIIGSTEEVKIGNKMMKARQYPWGTVQVENEAHCDFVKLREMLIRVNMEDLREQTHTRHYELYRRCKLEEMGFKDTDPDSKPFSLQETYEAKRNEFLGELQKKEEEMRQMFVQRVKEKEAELKEAEKELHEKFDRLKKLHQDEKKKLEDKKKSLDDEVNAFKQRKTAAELLQSQTQQAGGSQTLKRDKERKNNPWLCTE; translated from the exons ATGGCGGCCACGGAGCTTGCGCGCCAGGCG GGTGAAGGTTGCCGGACTGTCCCTCTTTCTGGCCACGTAGGATTTGATAGCTTGCCTGATCAGCTGGTTAATAAATCAGTTAGCCATGGTTTCTGTTTCAACATCCTCTGCGTGG GAGAAACTGGTCTTGGGAAATCCACGCTGATGGATACGCTGTTCAACACCAAGTTTGAAGGCGAGCCAGCATCTCATTCCCAGCCAGGAGTTCAGCTGAAATCCAGTTCTTATGATCTGCAGGAAAGCAATGTTCATCTGAAGCTGACCATTGTCAGCACACTGGGCTTTGGGGATCAGATTAACAAAGAAGACAG CTATAAACCCATTGTGGAATTCATTGATACCCAATTTGAAGCCTATCTGCAAGAGGAGCTGAAAATTAAACGGGTGCTGCATAACTACCATGATTCCAGGGTCCACGCTTGCTTATATTTCATCGCTCCCACAGGACATTCTTTGAAATCCCTGGATCTGGTAACAATGAAGAAACTGGACAGTAAG GTGAATATCATTCCTATTATTGCCAAATCTGACGCCGTCTCCAAGAGCGAGCTCACCAAATTCAAAATCAAGATCACAAGTGAACTAGTGAGCAATGGGGTGCAAATCTATCAGTTCCCTACCGACGATGAATCCGTGTCGGAAATAAATGGAACCATGAAT GCTCACTTACCCTTTGCCATCATTGGCAGCACAGAAGAAGTCAAGATAGGAAATAAAATGATGAAGGCACGCCAGTATCCGTGGGGGACCGTGCAGG TTGAAAATGAAGCCCACTGTGACTTTGTGAAACTCAGAGAGATGTTGATCCGAGTAAACATGGAAGATCTTCGTGAACAAACCCACACACGCCATTATGAATTATATCGGCGATGTAAACTGGAGGAAATGGGATTTAAGGATACCGATCCAGACAGCAAGCCATTCAG TTTACAAGAAACCTATGAGGCCAAAAGGAATGAATTTCTGGGGGAActgcagaagaaagaagaggaaatgaGGCAGATGTTTGTCCAGAGAGTCAAAGAGAAGGAAGCAGAGCTGAAAGAGGCTGAAAAAGAG CTCCACGAGAAATTTGACCGTCTGAAGAAGCTGCATCAGGATGAGAAGAAGAAACTGGAGGACAAGAAGAAGTCCCTGGACGATGAAGTCAACGCATTTAAGCAGAGGAAGACAGCCGCTGAATTGCTTCAGTCTCAGACTCAGCAAGCAGGAGGTTCACAGACACTGAAAAGGGACAAGGAGAGAAAAAA TAACCCATGGCTATGTACTGAGTAG